CACTAAGTCTTAGTCGACGTATTACATCAAGTGCATTTCTACAATCTTTCTCATTGCAATCAACTTTATCAAATCCACCAAACTGATTCACCACAGAGCGGAAAGTCTTTTCCACTGGAATTCCTAATTGGTCATTAAGATCAATTGTATGTAATACATGTGGTTCAACTTTGCGATGTTGCTGATAATGCCGAGCCAGACTTGGATTATACGTATGATTGTGATCGAGCTTAAGCTGAGTAATCTCCCATTTGTCTTCATCATCCAATCTTGCAGTAACGTAAGCCTTGCAATCACAACGATTTCTCTTGCGAGGTTTGACTATATTTTTAGTCATGTTAACAGGATTTCCTGCTCGGTTACAAACATACGTCACACTCCTTATGATCCCTTCTTCATTTTTCCGATTAGTTCTTTTTCTAACTGCAAATCCTAATCGTTTTGCATACGCTTTAAAAGCACTGAACAAATCATCATGTGTTTCAAACTTTTTTCCAATGTAGAATTCTTCCTCATCAGTACTTTGCATCTTTTCACCCGTTTCCTTCTCAGCATCATCTAAACTGGCCGCCACCATCTACACTTCAAATCAGATTAGATGTATTATAAAAGTGATACAAGTTTACGGTATAAACACATCTGTGAACATTAACATGTATCAATCATATAAGCTATAGTTTTGAAATCGTTATTCAAACTCCTGATCAGAATGCTTACCAAATCTAATGGAAGAGAAACGAGAACTGTAAATACTTCATAAAATACGATTTATATCAAACCTTAAACAATAAAGATGAGTTTGGCATTCAAAACGTCGCATTCAAAAACTCTTATACAATAAATATAGTGTTGGGTTTTAAGTTTACCTTGTTAGTAATAAGTTTAACACAGAGATGGTACTGATCTATGGAATTACCATCACGGAAATTGTTTCTATTCCAAGATTTGGAGAGAACAAATTCTTATCTCGGAATACCTAGATTTGTTttaggaagatgaagaaaccctagatttgttttaggaagaaaaaaaggaaactgAATAAGATATTTTCCCGCTGCCAGATTTCTAAACCGTTCCATCTGAACCGTTGGTTATATCCAACTGGAGTTAATATTTTCCCATTAActcgtttttctttttctttttttattcagATAAACAGAAAATACTTCCCTCTCTCCGCCACGTTGGTTTTGCTGTCAAGTAGCTGTCAACTTACTGTTCAAGTAGCTGTCAACTTAAGTCCAAAATTTCGATAAATTTAagctttcaaattcagttttgcttTCTTACCCACGTAACTAGACTTTGTTTCTTCTTAATCAAGTTTCTGACTTCACACTCTTATTATTGTAGCTATagtttggttaagaaaaattcaacctttcaaaaaaaaaaaaaaaaaaaaaagttctccaTTATCATTAGTGTTCAACAGTTGAATCGGTTAAACCACATATTATATTAAGCAAGTTGTGAATTCTTTTCTTTAGTATGGATTTAGGATCTTGGTAGTTACTGATTTATTTAGTGAATCTTGTTATTGAGATAGTGACAATAATGATAGCATAAATGTTGTATATTATATTTGGTCAAAAAGAGAATAATACCCCGTATAATATGTCTactaaataaaacaaataaagtaCTCGTATTTCTAAGTCTAGTAGTGTTGCAAGCAAATCAAAGTACTGCCTGCAGAGGCCGTGCCAACAATACTAAATTATGGTTGCGTTTAAAATTGCGAAATTTTGCCCCATTGTCCTAATTTCAACTTTACAACCGACTTGGTGAACCTGTCCCATTAGCAACGTTGACATGCAGCATGCAGGGGAAGTAAAAAGGTAAATAAAATCTTACCAACAACAATCATAGATTTTTACCAAGAGACATTTAGATTTTTGTTGGCAAAGACAACTGTTAAATGTTCATCTGAAACTTTAAGATTTGGTATCCAAAGATTCACTAAACGGATTGTAATCATACAACTTTATAAAAGGGAGTTGGTGGTAGACGATTTTTTATAAAAAATACAAAACAGAAAATTAGAAGTTGAATTTAATTTGGATTAGGAAATAAACTTTTTAAAGTTAATTTCATATCTTGTACGTACTAATCCTGCTAAATAGTCCCGTGGGCACACTTTCTACGTTATATACGTGCCAAACCACATTACAAGCCCAAGCAAAAGAGACGCTAAACATATTTAAGCTTAACTATCCGTTAGGGTATTAGACATGCACGTTATTTCATTTCTTAGTTAACAAGTTGCTTAACAGCAGTATAGTAATAACTAAACGGTCCGCGAGGTCTAACCCCAAAggagtcactatccatccacagaAAATCCGCCAAAACAAaactaacacaaaaaccccaaaaaacaaaattttgatgaaaccaaaatttggtttcatcataaaatttgatgaaacctcatagaatttgatgaaaccaatttttggtttcatcataaaatttgatgaaaccaattttaaaatttggggtttttgtatcaagtttttaaaattttgggagttttgtataatttagtttaagatggagttttaatgaatcccaacatttgagtggggtttttgtaccacaagtttggtcaccttgagtttttatgactagttttgataactaaataaTAGTATGTTCTAAGTTTATTTTGAAATAAACTGTTTTATTTCGCCACATGCGAGTAGGATCCTGCACGGGTTGAAAAGGGGAAAAACAAGCAAACCTACTAAacttaaacaaaaaaagaaacacaATCCCAAATGGAAAGTTCCAAGTTCTGATGCTCTAAAGTTTAATGTAGGTGCTTCTTGGACATCAGAATCATTACCATCTACACACCGGCGGAGCTAAAAAATATTGATTGGGGGACAAGTGTATGCGGCCGAAGGCTGTCCAAAATTTTTGGACGTTTTTGTTATTAGATTTCGGATATTCATCATATATCATCACTAAAATTTGATACCCATAGGCAAATTTTAATAACAATCACATCTATCACTACCTATTTTGAGACATTTTGTAAGACTTGTGTTTGTAAATTTACAGTCTAGGCTTATATTACTTCATTGTGCTTAAACCTAAGGGGGGACAAATCTTAAAAACACCTGAAAACCAAAGACTGATTATATGATTTTGGGATTCTAGGGAGGACCCTAGTCCTAGGGTGTCTCCGCCACTGCATCTACTTATACTTTTATCTTGAGAAATGAAACAGGAAATTGTGAAGGAGGAAGAGCAGGACATGCAGCAGGCCTCGACCCATAAGAGGCAGAGGATAAAGGAATCTTGCAGATAACAGTTTGCGCCAAGGAGAAATAGATTCATAATTTCAGTATTGAGGAAGACTGTAAAAGCCTCTTTAATTATATTAATGGATACAATGCAGACATCTCTTCGCGCGTTAAAGCCTATATGAAGGAAGCGAACAGATTAGCTCATCTTTGCACCAATTTCTTGGGTTTTGTCTTTGTTCCTAGACTACGAAATCAAGTGGCGGATATATTAGCAAAGTTTATTAGAAATGTGAATTCACCTGTTGAATGGGGAACTTACCCTCCAGTTTGTAGTATTAAACAACTCTTAGTAGATAAATTTAATATTGGGAACCCCTTAAATCCcagattagatggctctacttctCTTTCCGAGTCCTAGTCTCTTAATGCAGTATctcatttacaaaaaaaaaaaaaagaaaaaaaaagaagcgaAAAACAAGCTCGATCGACAATTCAAACGAGCAACCGGTTTCCTTCGTTAGTACTTCACCAAAGGCAGCTAAAGTAGAGCGCGCGATTGGGCGATATAAAaaacaattgggggatataggaaaaggacaaaaatgagatccaaatatcaaatcagggtcaccccttatttaAGTATTTCacataatacctaatctacccaccactaatcaggtttaatgtttaattataattaggaaaaatcttaactatttgttaaatgattagtgtgtatattTATTCGTATTTGAGTGGGTGAGGTGAGAGTATAAGGaaggaaaaagtatttgaaatggAACCTTTTTTGGTGAAAacggaggatgattgtgaagagaaaattgttgttaagaggttgaaaatttgattttttttcatttgaatccaccatttttgcagctgaaaaagctgagtgccggcatggacgtggtatgaatacaatgtcgGAAGAAGCCATACCTGCATGGTATCCATACCatgtccatgccggcaccgagcttatcccccattttgaaattcaagccggcatagtattcaaccaaaaaactatgtCGATACGCTATGAAGGGGGTCTGGGGAGGGGGGCGTAGCCCTTCCCGGTTGTGTTCGACCTGCAGGTAATTCTCGAGCACAGTTaattaattttttgaattttgttttttgattttaacccGTCTTCTGGCACAATTAACTAATTCTCAAGCATGCCGGTAATGCTACCgacatagtatgttgcttaaatttctctgtcggcacatgatgtaaagtatccaggaaacttaatttttttcacttgactacttgcattgatagatttctatcgagcatgccggcattgaatgttagttaccaagcatgccggcaccgttttccggcatggtcttcatcaattccgggcatggtcttcatcacttccggcatgtcttcatcactaccggcatggtcttcattacttccggcatggtcttcattctgaatgtaaaaaaaaaaagaaatcattttcaaagtgaggagctggtagagaaggagaagagaatttgaaaggaagtggggaaaatttagaatttgatagggaatgagaaatatttgggtttcaaaaccctaacctcaaaaagattaataagaaatgaagatGGAAAcagggatatgattttgtttttttattttaagtttttagattttattttgagggaagggtactTTAGTATTTTTGCCCCCAAAAAAACCCCTTAGTAAACACTATTGGTTGGgaaaagtaatttatatcccccaattattttttatatcccccaatcgcgcgtttcTAAAATAGGGACCCAAGTGGAagcgtttttttcctttttaaagaTATCCAACCGAATCATTAGTATGAAAAAAACTACTACGACCGCCAACtggaaaacaaaaattgaaattagATTAGGTTTATGGAAGAGCATTTTATTCTCAACACCTAAAGTTAAACTGCGCAAATATGACTCTTATTTCTAATTAtgcttgtttatttttttttacaatcAAGGATTAAACCAAGGTCGGTACAAAGACAACTACATACACATTAGAGTGTTCCAATTACTCCAAATTAGACTAGGGTCAACGTACTTAAAAGTATCGTTGTCACAAGACCATAAGACTATCAATTGCTTAACCAAATCAATACTTTCTTGCGCATATTTGTGACGACCTCCAAAACCCCTTCCGTTCCTTTCTTTCCAAAGAATCCAACAAATCACATAATACAATATTTCACAAACATCCTTACCTCTACCTTGCAACGCATTGTTAGACCATGATTCGAACATATAAAGTAAAGTTTTTGGCATTGACCAAGCTATCTTGAAAACTTTAATGAAATAGCTTCAAATCTCAATAGAATACTTACAGTGAATGGACATGTGGTTTGCAATCTCTCTTACCTCTTCGCACAAGACACATTGATCGCTATCAATGTCTACTCCTCTGTGGCGCAGTGTATCCCTAATTGGGAGCGAGTTATGGTGTTGTTTCAATGCACAATTATAGTCCTACAAGTCTAACTAGTAGTATCTATAATATCAAATCAAAATGCTTGGCAGGTAGGTCAAAAGCGGGGTCGCCCCTGAGATTGACGATGCCCAAagaaatttcaaaaatattgctctataaaattattttttggtATTTTGACTTAGTCAACATCAATTGGCTAGGTCGAAATTTTGTTTCTTCATAAACTAACTTTGATACAAACGAACAGGAAAACAAATCTTCAtgatttggggagaaaaagaTAACATATGAAAGGATAATAAGGATTTCTACTACTTGATTTGATCTATTGATGAGTATTTTACCATTGTAGTTATATGTAGAAGTTATTCGTAATGCAGTATGATTGTAATTATTAATTTAATCATGTCCAGTTAATCGTTCCTCTTAAATTTTGGAAATACCCCCCTTGAATTAGTTATCCCGTATTGTAAAAAAGTCACCATAATAAAAATTACACCGCATATATTTTGGAAAGATTTTTCCGCTCTGAAAAAGTTTTGCTGCCTCTTTTGgcattgattccaaagttggacTTCAGACACTTTGGTTCAAGGCTGACCATGGTTGAAAGTTATGTTTTATTTTATCATTCCAATTTTTAGAATGTTTTTCATCACAGACTGAGTATTCTGGTTGCCTCAGAATTAGTGTTAGAGAGAAATTAAGCTTTCCAGAGTCGGTGGTCAAAGGTAATGTATATAAAACTTTCAATAACATTAGTTGGGGTTTTTGAGATACTTGCAAGGTTTGGATTTGGTGATAGTTGGAGGAACTGGAATGACTGGTGTGTTTCAAATGTAATATTTGTCAATGGTTCCTTTTCTGCGCATTTGTGGAGTGGTAAAGGGGATCGAAAGGGCGAACCTATTTCAACTTTCTTTTTCATTATGATTGACgaagttattttttttattaatcaaaaaatCCGATCTTCataaattttttgttccttttactTCTTGCAATTATTTAGAATTTGCGGATGACCTCTTTGTGTCCATCGATGATAGTGAAAAGCAACttttatttcaaaaaatgtttattgcaTTGATATGAATTTTGCTCTTAGAGTGAACAAAATAAAAATTCTTCAATAAAGATGGGTCTTACTCAAATTACTAATTCAGGTGCAAGGACTTTTAGTTATCCCTGAGTCAATTTCTCTCAATTATCTAGGATATTCATTCGGTAGTAACTACAATGGTTGTGTAGGATATAATCATCTAAATATTTCAGTGGAGGTTAAACTCTTGGTAAAGGTAATATCTTTCTAAAGGAGATATGctaattttaattaaaaatatgttGGCTAGGTTTCTCAGCTACTAGCTATTCGTATTCGTTAAAGTTTTTGACTTCGGTTGAAAAGGTAGAAACAACTATGAAGTAGTTCttatagattttttttgttcCGTAAAATAAGTTGGTGGACCGGGATGCATTTAGTTTGCTTATCTAAAGAAAAAGGTGGTGTTAGTATTAAGAAGCTTAGATTAATGAAGAAAGCTTTTTATATCCCAAATTGAGTTGAAAAGAATGCTTTATGGAGGTCGGTTAattctaaaccaaaattttttggaGAATGTGCAAAGTTTTACTTTCTGGTGATGTTTATGGTGTTGTTAATAAAAGTTTATAAATGTGAATTATGAAGTCAAAGAAATTATCAAGCTAAATTTTGTTTTTCAAGTGACAATGGTAGGTCGTTTTTGATACGATATCCAGATTAGAGATCACTCTTTATCTTCAGTGTACCCATTAAATTCCTGCTTTCCGGAAATAATGAAGCACTTATGTAGGATATGATTATTTTTATCAACACATAACCTGCTTGGGATTTTAAGTTTCTTGGAATATTAAGAAATAAGGAAGTAGATATGGCAACATAAATAACAATTCTCGTAAACAATCAGTGGTGACTGAGGAAAAAATGATTACTTATCTTGAGAACCAATAGGTAATATTTTCTCAGTTCTTTGTTCTTCACAAATTTAGAAGATGGTTTAATTACCATTCCACATAAGAGTATATATAACCCAAGAATTCCTCAAAGGGTTACTTTGCTAACGCGGACTCTAAGCTAAAATGTCGTTCCAATACCTGAATTTTTGAGAAACTCTTTTGTTGTAAATTGTTGCAATGTATAATAAAATTGTTGAATAGATCCTCATCCTTTCTTACATCGTGGAGAGCCGAGAAAAATCTGAATTTTCTTTCCTCAAAGCTTTAATCCGACTAGGGCTTTTCGAGAAAAGTGAAGATTATTGTTTAGAATGAAATAAAGTAAAAGTAAAACTAGGTTGATTAAGTTCTGGAACATGTTTACCCTTGCACTTTTTTTGAACTGTTTGGATACCCACCAACATACAAAAATAGCTCACCATGCTTAAATCAGGGTTTTAATGTTCTGAGGAAGTTTTTTGTCGGAAGGTTGAGCAATGTTCTTCTTATTATCATGTAAGAAGTTTAATAAAATTGTATAAATAAGTGGGTCAAAATTTAAGAGTTGTTttcttatacaaaaaaaaaatgatttgtcTTCGATAAAAATGTAACATAAAATAGGTGTCATCTCGTGGATTTGAGTTACGACCAAACCTATATAAGACTTCTTAATGATAATTTTAGAAAAATCTCGCATAATTGGTTAGTTAACCCTTGGATTTGAATTCCACAGTTAAGAAGATGGGAAAAATTAGATACTCTTTTAATGACAAAGAATTCAAATTTAATGGTTTTAATATCCTATCTGGGAATTGTGCACAAACAAAAATTATCATGTATTCTTAAGTTACTTATGTGCCCCTCCTCTTTATGAAACCATGAGAGAAAAAATCGTTGTTCAAATAAGCCGGATACACCGGCCCATCGTACGTAGCACAGGCCAGATCTCGAGCCACGTATCCCTTAGTCCTTATGAGTAAAACATTAATCTAAATATGTcgtatatttttttctttctcttttctctcCAAATAGCCTAAAGCAAAAACATCGAACTTACAAAAATTCCCCAACTCTTTCTATCTCAAGTATGATCCTATTACAAATCCTAAACGGGTTTATAGATTGCAACAGATTATGATATCAAACAAAGTCGTCAGAAGGAGTTGATAAGAAAAAGTAGAAAAGAACTGGGATTCGATTTTCTGAAAGCATTATAAATTGAATAATCTAGTTCCATCAACTTCCTGGAATTTTTGAAGAGTGGGATTACCttttgatttttgttatttggataaataaaaaatcataaagaagatgaaatttggtaAAATTAGTTCGGGTAGCGATTTCAAGTTCAGTATGATTACAATTTAGGTATTATAAAAAGTGAGAAACTTATTTGTTTGGATTTGTATTATTAGGTGAATAGGTATATATCTTgttcataaataattatttttgcTTCTACTCAAGTCTCTATTGCTCGTAATagaagtgttagagcactactcggttgaactcgcaagttttactatctcaagcttgttgtcaatgttagatgcacaaaattttatatttttctttctagtctagtcaagtctcggactaggattagagcatAGTAAGTTGAGTACTAGATATCACTGAATAACTCTCGAAGACTGAAAACTggagatcaaacgaagacatttggagaactacATCGACAAAGAGGCATGTGAAtactgaaccatcctatttactcacggcGTATTATGTCgcatgattttagtagatttaatactgcaaagaagaaatttcgagtcaagcttgtcctTATAAATCTCTTGAAATATGAGTCAAGCAATAGATGTTCATATATCCTTAACCATGTtggtaagaacaatttattgttcatgagatacttttgtttcaagttgatcatttgcaAAATTCCTAAATAATTATATTTACTATCTATGGCGATTGGGGGATGTTTCGAATTGTTTAAATAGAGTTTTTAGAACATACTAAGCTCTGGAATAGGTAAGGGAACATATACCCAGTATGTGTACCCTAAGGTTATGAGTTCGACAATATGAGGGACGTacacataccagtacgcatatCCTTGTGCTTTGAGTTCATGAATAAATAAGGGTATACATACTCGGTTTGCATACCCAAATATCATGTGTCCACGGACTGGTTTATAGGTATGCGTGCCCCTATACATACCTACCCATTATCGAACTAAGCAGGtgctcacaaactattttcataaatacgtttggcattgctacaactctcatataCACTTCCAGACAACTTTTTTCACTAAATCATTATGTGTTTGTGGATCAAGGTTTGAGTCTCGAGTGTTAATGAACACGATTTATGCTTCCAGGTTCATAAGACATATTTACCATGAACTATCATTGGACACGGTTCCATAACCCTAGACAAATTTTGTTCCATAAACACGATTTATGGAACTTCTCACATGATTACATGAACACGATTTGTTCTTCTAGGTTTATTTTGTGTATTTTaaagacaaacttctcacatgattacatgaattcctaataacaatttcatctaaactgaaaAAAGTGTTCACTTAAAtccaaagttatcttagattgaattcaaagctacGTAAAGTCTTGAAGTCTATAAATATAGAGACTCATGCAATGTGATTTCTCAATACCTGGCTCTCATGTGTTCTAAttgcttgctagagtcgtcctttaaAAACCtgggtttcctctgagaaacataattaggttacgacttaaatacttcacttagggattcgtgaggCCAGGTATGACTATATTTTACCTGATAATTCGTGTATCcttatcttgttcttattgatcttcgAGGTTCTTGTTGTCTCAACTCAGGAACGAGATATataaaaatcgcaaagttctttccatctcagactttgtgattctttaagatagatatctgaaactCTTCTTCATTGAtctgtttggattgttcttgagaggtggttagtaatccatggttctcagctaactgagtgtaaataTTCTAGACTCATGAGGTTTACTAGACTTGTGTATTGAAAACATATTTCCAAACCtagatcaaaataaaaatcaaataggTTTACATGTTAGAGGTGGATTGGtctcaaaagtcttcacttaggttgaagcaactcttaggatgtaaagtaCGTCtatataagggaatcaattgtataTACCCTTGTGATGTTCAAGATACGTAAGGAGCAAGATTGcatctgaattgcttggaggttaactcatttcaactacattccaataagTATGATAGTATGCTGGTGTCTGTAGCGTCGCAATACTGTttgatgttcaaatatggacaaggtccctgggtttttctgcaggtgcagttttcgtcgttaacaaaacttttggtgccttattcttttttcttttccgcattatattattttatatttatattatGAATATCAAAACTAATATGTAATCAATCTAGGTAGCTTAAGTCCTTATTATTTGTGATCAATAacgagactcgttcttgttgaattcatatcttgaaagataggtaacaagtttcatactttcCATAATTCGGATCCTCCtgatttggatatgactagaCTGATCTTGGACATTGATTTGTGAGATCATCCAAGAAATCTTCTACACAATCAGTTTCATGGAATTCTTAGTCtaaacatattgattgtggaagagataagATAAAACTCTATACACATATTGTCAAAGGATCTT
This DNA window, taken from Papaver somniferum cultivar HN1 chromosome 3, ASM357369v1, whole genome shotgun sequence, encodes the following:
- the LOC113359671 gene encoding protein FAR1-RELATED SEQUENCE 5-like produces the protein MVAASLDDAEKETGEKMQSTDEEEFYIGKKFETHDDLFSAFKAYAKRLGFAVRKRTNRKNEEGIIRSVTYVCNRAGNPVNMTKNIVKPRKRNRCDCKAYVTARLDDEDKWEITQLKLDHNHTYNPSLARHYQQHRKVEPHVLHTIDLNDQLGIPVEKTFRSVVNQFGGFDKVDCNEKDCRNALDVIRRLRLSEGDATALMKYFSKKVKENSGFYFEVDYSEDNCLKNVFWADGWSREEYKEFGEVISFDATYMTNDYEMPFTPFIGVNHHGQSILLGCGLLCDETTETFVWIFKK